A single region of the Salipaludibacillus sp. LMS25 genome encodes:
- a CDS encoding methionine biosynthesis PLP-dependent protein, which translates to MSKYTSELETKIVQIGNRTESATGTVSVPIYCSTAYRHEGIGLSTGYDYSRSGNPTREVLEEAIASLEGGDRGFACSSGMAAIQVVLSLFNSGDDILATSDLYGGTYRLFEACWRRWGITFQYGDVTDSDFFKQHIKPTTKALFIETPTNPLMYEADLAAFSQLAKEHDLLLIVDNTFYTPLLQKPLLEGADIVIHSASKYLSGHNDVIAGLIVSKGEALSEQLYYIFNSMGPILSPLDSWLVMRGMKTLALRMEKHEANGKQLADFLQSHPAVLNVNYPGRGGMLSFRVKNEKWVNPFLQNLKLVTFAESLGGVESLMTYPATQTHADVPEEVRNELGVCNRLLRFSVGIESADDLRQDIDQALAAAIKKEEERHA; encoded by the coding sequence ATGAGTAAGTACACGAGTGAGTTAGAAACAAAAATTGTTCAAATTGGAAACCGTACTGAGTCAGCGACTGGAACGGTTAGTGTTCCCATCTATTGTTCTACTGCTTACAGGCATGAAGGGATTGGACTGTCGACTGGTTATGATTATTCGAGATCAGGAAATCCGACGAGGGAAGTGCTGGAAGAGGCTATCGCGTCATTGGAAGGTGGTGATCGGGGGTTTGCCTGTTCTTCAGGAATGGCTGCTATTCAAGTCGTACTATCACTCTTTAATAGTGGTGATGATATCTTAGCAACGAGTGATTTATATGGCGGGACCTATCGTCTATTTGAAGCCTGTTGGCGGCGTTGGGGAATAACGTTTCAATATGGTGATGTGACGGATAGTGATTTTTTTAAACAACATATTAAGCCCACAACAAAGGCGCTATTTATTGAAACACCGACAAATCCATTAATGTACGAAGCAGATTTGGCTGCTTTCAGTCAATTAGCGAAAGAACACGATTTATTATTAATTGTAGATAATACGTTCTATACGCCGCTTTTGCAGAAGCCCCTATTAGAAGGGGCAGATATTGTTATTCATAGTGCCTCTAAGTATTTGTCAGGACATAATGATGTTATCGCAGGCCTTATTGTTTCTAAAGGGGAGGCCCTTTCAGAACAGTTATATTACATTTTTAACAGTATGGGCCCTATCCTATCACCGCTTGATTCTTGGCTTGTTATGAGGGGGATGAAAACCCTCGCCTTACGTATGGAAAAACATGAAGCGAATGGGAAGCAACTAGCTGATTTTTTACAGTCTCACCCTGCCGTGCTTAATGTGAATTATCCGGGAAGAGGGGGAATGCTTTCTTTTCGAGTGAAAAATGAAAAGTGGGTTAATCCTTTTCTACAGAATTTAAAACTGGTAACGTTTGCGGAAAGTCTTGGAGGAGTGGAAAGCTTAATGACCTATCCAGCGACGCAAACCCATGCGGATGTCCCAGAGGAAGTGAGAAATGAGTTAGGCGTATGTAACAGACTGTTACGTTTTTCCGTTGGCATTGAGTCTGCAGATGATTTACGTCAAGATATTGATCAAGCGCTTGCTGCGGCGATAAAGAAGGAGGAGGAAAGACATGCCTGA
- the thiW gene encoding energy coupling factor transporter S component ThiW, with the protein MTRTYKLTLMAMLIAIGLVGAMFIWFPAGVARALPVQHAVNVIAAVLLGPGPAVLIAFAIGLLRNLLGVGTLLAFPGGMVGALLAGIAYRTFKHKGAAVVGEVIGTAFIGSLLAVPLAQVFLGQAVGVFFYVPGFFVSSISGAFLAWIILSRIPSHKTNSQSVGVE; encoded by the coding sequence ATGACACGAACTTACAAATTAACATTAATGGCTATGCTAATAGCTATCGGACTTGTGGGAGCTATGTTTATATGGTTTCCAGCGGGTGTCGCGCGAGCGTTACCTGTCCAGCATGCTGTAAATGTCATCGCTGCTGTTCTTTTAGGACCTGGACCAGCCGTCTTGATTGCCTTTGCTATTGGCTTATTACGAAACCTCCTAGGGGTAGGAACTTTGCTTGCTTTTCCAGGCGGAATGGTAGGGGCATTGTTAGCTGGCATCGCCTACCGTACTTTCAAACATAAAGGGGCTGCGGTTGTTGGCGAAGTCATTGGTACAGCCTTCATCGGATCACTGTTAGCTGTCCCTCTCGCCCAAGTATTCTTAGGTCAAGCTGTCGGTGTATTCTTTTACGTCCCTGGCTTCTTTGTATCCAGTATTTCTGGCGCTTTTTTGGCGTGGATCATTCTCTCACGTATCCCTTCTCATAAAACGAACTCTCAATCAGTTGGAGTTGAGTGA
- a CDS encoding bifunctional homocysteine S-methyltransferase/methylenetetrahydrofolate reductase: MALLDDLQQKILVGDGAMGTFLYQEGIHGCFELLNYDRPEKVLKVHQQYIEAGADIIQTNTYAANRLKLRRYQLEHLTEEINYNAVAIAKEAASDHTYVLGTIGGISNVHLNEFETEEIQASFKEQADVLLTAGVDGILLETFYSIDELSLILRYLRQQTKVPIIAQVTLGDIGVLQGGVSLKAALNRLEEEGADVVGLNCRMGPHHMVRSLEELPLPLKTYLSVYPNASLPNVRDGRFFYQSNPHYFGKMTEELVGEGARLIGGCCGTTPDHVRAIKTTIVSKGLIPITRKSIKEKRTNTVSVTSPNVTESLSDVSPKSQSVIVELDPPKSLARTDEFLKGTKALKEAGADAVTLADNSLASARIDNLSLGVLMKQQTKARPLLHLACRDRNLIGLQSHLLGLHTLGIHDVLAITGDPAKVGDFPGASSVYDMASLDLIKFIKQLNEGISFSGKDLGEKTVFTVAGAFNANARYIDKEVKRLERKIKAGADYFMSQPVYSIKQFETVYKATKHLPVPIYIGIMPLVSSRNAEFLHNEVPGITLSDDVRKRMAACGKSKADGEKEGLLLAKELIDEAKTYFNHIYLITPFLRYQMTVELTRYIQSMSERSLVQGQNKTQQVKR; the protein is encoded by the coding sequence ATGGCATTATTAGATGATTTACAGCAGAAAATTTTGGTCGGTGACGGCGCGATGGGTACGTTTCTTTATCAAGAAGGTATTCATGGCTGCTTCGAACTATTAAATTATGATCGTCCAGAAAAAGTGTTAAAGGTCCATCAGCAATATATTGAAGCTGGAGCGGACATTATTCAAACAAACACGTATGCGGCTAACCGTTTGAAATTAAGACGTTATCAGCTGGAACACTTAACAGAAGAAATAAATTATAATGCAGTTGCTATCGCCAAAGAGGCAGCTAGTGATCACACGTACGTGTTAGGTACGATCGGCGGTATTAGTAATGTCCACTTGAATGAATTTGAAACGGAAGAAATTCAAGCGAGCTTTAAAGAACAAGCCGATGTACTGCTTACGGCTGGTGTAGATGGCATATTACTAGAAACATTTTATAGTATTGATGAATTAAGTCTTATCCTTCGTTATTTACGTCAACAGACAAAGGTGCCAATTATAGCACAAGTGACACTTGGAGATATTGGCGTTCTACAAGGAGGAGTATCATTAAAAGCTGCCCTCAATAGGCTTGAAGAAGAGGGTGCTGATGTAGTGGGCTTAAACTGCCGGATGGGTCCCCATCACATGGTGCGCTCGTTGGAAGAGCTGCCTTTACCGCTAAAAACGTATTTATCTGTTTACCCGAATGCTAGTTTACCAAATGTACGGGACGGTCGTTTTTTCTATCAATCTAATCCTCATTATTTTGGGAAGATGACGGAAGAGTTGGTAGGGGAGGGAGCAAGGCTTATTGGCGGGTGTTGTGGTACGACGCCTGATCATGTGAGGGCAATAAAGACCACGATTGTGAGCAAAGGCTTAATACCGATCACTCGTAAATCGATTAAGGAAAAAAGAACGAACACCGTTAGTGTCACATCACCGAATGTAACTGAGTCTCTTTCTGACGTCTCGCCTAAAAGCCAATCAGTTATTGTAGAACTAGATCCTCCCAAATCTCTGGCGCGGACAGATGAATTTTTGAAAGGAACGAAAGCCTTAAAAGAGGCTGGTGCTGACGCCGTAACTCTCGCTGATAATTCTTTAGCTTCTGCTAGAATAGATAATTTATCATTAGGTGTATTAATGAAGCAACAAACAAAGGCGAGGCCACTCTTACATTTAGCATGCCGTGACCGCAATCTTATTGGGCTACAATCACATCTACTTGGTTTGCATACATTAGGGATTCATGATGTTTTAGCGATCACAGGCGATCCTGCTAAAGTAGGTGATTTTCCAGGGGCATCGTCTGTTTACGACATGGCATCACTAGACTTAATCAAATTCATTAAACAATTAAATGAAGGTATTTCTTTTTCAGGGAAAGACCTCGGTGAAAAAACAGTGTTTACGGTAGCAGGGGCATTTAACGCGAATGCCCGTTATATTGACAAAGAAGTAAAGCGGCTAGAAAGAAAGATTAAAGCTGGCGCTGACTACTTTATGAGTCAACCGGTCTATAGCATCAAGCAGTTTGAGACTGTATATAAAGCGACGAAGCATTTACCTGTTCCAATTTATATTGGCATCATGCCCCTTGTGAGTAGCCGGAACGCTGAATTCTTGCATAATGAGGTGCCTGGCATTACCTTATCTGATGATGTGAGAAAACGTATGGCTGCTTGCGGTAAAAGTAAAGCGGATGGGGAAAAAGAAGGCTTACTTTTAGCAAAAGAACTCATTGATGAAGCGAAAACGTATTTTAACCATATCTATTTAATCACGCCTTTTTTACGCTATCAGATGACAGTAGAATTAACACGTTACATTCAAAGCATGAGTGAAAGGTCATTAGTTCAGGGTCAAAATAAAACGCAACAGGTAAAGAGGTGA
- a CDS encoding GyrI-like domain-containing protein, whose amino-acid sequence MKIRGMRERMIIGLEWSGTFEEAAEGKIHAVIDEVKQRMEEINGKVNPHEFIGVSTHDRRDGFTYIGGWEVDNGTDIPHGMTYRIVPEGDYLIYKHRKDKKISETYKEIKEELQQRGLTPLKPEDIDAFDDIPLKIELHNAEKILVDEPVFEIHIPVAR is encoded by the coding sequence ATGAAAATAAGAGGCATGCGTGAAAGAATGATTATCGGTTTGGAATGGTCAGGGACTTTTGAGGAAGCGGCTGAAGGAAAGATCCATGCAGTCATCGATGAAGTGAAACAACGAATGGAAGAGATTAACGGAAAAGTGAACCCTCATGAATTTATCGGAGTGTCTACCCATGACAGGCGAGATGGCTTTACGTACATCGGTGGCTGGGAAGTAGATAACGGAACGGATATTCCCCATGGTATGACGTACCGTATTGTCCCAGAAGGTGATTATCTCATCTATAAACACCGAAAAGATAAAAAAATAAGTGAGACGTATAAAGAAATCAAAGAAGAGTTACAACAAAGAGGTTTAACGCCGTTAAAGCCTGAAGACATAGATGCCTTTGATGATATTCCACTGAAGATTGAACTTCATAATGCTGAAAAAATATTAGTGGACGAGCCAGTATTTGAAATTCATATTCCGGTTGCTAGATAA
- the metC gene encoding cystathionine beta-lyase — MPEARQPLSIQTRLLHHSHKTDASTGAVSIPIQPASTFHQKSVDHFGTFDYARSGNPTRQALEETFAELENGTRAFAFASGMAAISSTFMMLSAGDHLVITEDVYGGTYRFTTEILPRHGIEYTFVDMTNVDEVQKALRPNTAMIYMETPSNPTMKITPIREIVTLAKNHDCLTVLDNTFMTPVLQRPLDLGVDVVVHSATKFIGGHSDVVAGLAVVKDRDLATQLKFLQNSFGAILGPNDCWLIMRGLKTMHARMTLSSSTAHDIAVWLNEHPIVKHVYYPGLENHPGYELNNSQAEGAGAVLSFELSDRAAVKAVVEAMTIPVFAVSLGAVESILSYPAKMSHEAMPHHEREKRGITDGLLRLSVGLENKDDLIADFEQAFHKLSIKGKQVPSLKK, encoded by the coding sequence ATGCCTGAAGCACGACAACCATTGAGTATTCAAACACGTCTTTTGCATCATTCTCATAAAACGGATGCCTCAACTGGGGCCGTGAGTATACCGATACAGCCAGCATCAACCTTTCATCAGAAAAGTGTGGATCACTTCGGAACGTTTGATTACGCACGATCAGGAAACCCCACAAGGCAAGCATTGGAAGAAACTTTTGCAGAGCTTGAAAATGGGACGCGAGCATTTGCATTTGCTTCAGGGATGGCAGCGATTTCGTCCACTTTTATGATGCTCTCTGCTGGTGACCATCTTGTTATTACGGAAGATGTCTATGGAGGGACATATCGGTTCACAACAGAAATACTCCCACGCCACGGTATTGAGTATACGTTTGTGGATATGACCAATGTTGATGAAGTCCAAAAAGCACTACGTCCAAACACGGCCATGATTTATATGGAAACACCCTCTAATCCCACGATGAAGATCACGCCAATTCGAGAGATTGTCACGTTGGCTAAAAATCACGATTGTCTCACTGTGCTAGACAATACGTTTATGACGCCTGTATTACAGCGCCCACTAGATTTAGGTGTGGATGTGGTCGTCCACAGCGCCACGAAGTTTATCGGTGGCCATAGTGATGTGGTGGCGGGGCTAGCGGTTGTGAAAGATCGTGATTTAGCCACTCAGCTAAAATTTTTACAAAACAGCTTTGGGGCCATTCTCGGACCGAATGATTGCTGGCTCATTATGAGAGGTCTAAAAACAATGCACGCCCGTATGACGTTATCATCTTCTACTGCACATGACATAGCTGTTTGGTTAAACGAGCATCCGATTGTTAAACACGTCTATTATCCAGGGCTTGAGAACCACCCTGGTTATGAGTTAAACAACTCTCAAGCAGAAGGGGCAGGGGCAGTGCTCTCATTTGAGCTGTCTGACCGGGCAGCTGTCAAGGCTGTAGTTGAAGCTATGACGATACCCGTTTTTGCCGTTAGCCTTGGGGCTGTAGAGTCTATCTTATCCTATCCAGCTAAAATGTCGCACGAAGCCATGCCTCACCACGAACGAGAGAAACGGGGAATTACAGATGGCTTGCTCCGTTTATCTGTAGGACTAGAAAATAAAGATGACCTAATAGCGGATTTTGAGCAGGCATTTCATAAGCTTTCGATAAAGGGAAAACAAGTACCATCGTTAAAAAAGTAG